Proteins encoded within one genomic window of uncultured Draconibacterium sp.:
- a CDS encoding glycosyltransferase family 2 protein: MKLEILLATYNSEKYLPELLDSLLAQSYTDWQLLVHDDGSSDQTLSILEAFEKKQDRSIKINSSKQPLGPKQSFEYLLKNSSADYLMFCDHDDVWLPHKIAESLAGIQQLEQKNPDKPALVFTDLVVADEQLNTIHSSFWNYSKVDPDNVYNCYKLLINNPAPGCTFIMNKKVKQLVLPFPEQARMHDWWILLKVAESGVIDYIKEPGLLYRQHQKNKIGAEPIKNTYLLSRITSLSLTIKRNKESYQMMKCLSNDYSLIKLFYYKLRISLSKLL; the protein is encoded by the coding sequence ATGAAGCTTGAGATATTATTAGCAACTTATAACAGCGAAAAATACCTACCGGAGCTCCTGGATTCATTGTTGGCACAATCTTATACCGACTGGCAACTTTTAGTTCACGATGATGGTTCAAGCGATCAAACCCTATCTATTTTAGAAGCGTTTGAAAAGAAACAAGACAGAAGCATCAAAATAAATAGCAGCAAGCAGCCATTGGGTCCTAAGCAAAGTTTTGAATATTTATTGAAAAACAGCTCAGCTGATTATCTGATGTTTTGCGATCATGATGATGTTTGGTTACCGCATAAAATTGCAGAATCATTGGCTGGCATTCAGCAACTGGAACAGAAAAACCCCGACAAACCGGCTTTGGTATTTACCGACCTGGTAGTTGCAGATGAACAGTTAAATACAATCCATTCATCATTCTGGAACTATTCGAAAGTTGATCCGGATAACGTTTACAACTGCTACAAGCTTTTAATTAATAATCCGGCACCGGGCTGCACTTTTATCATGAATAAAAAGGTGAAACAACTTGTTTTGCCATTTCCGGAGCAAGCCAGAATGCACGACTGGTGGATTCTTTTAAAAGTTGCGGAATCAGGCGTAATAGATTATATAAAAGAACCAGGTTTGTTATACCGGCAACACCAAAAAAATAAAATTGGTGCGGAGCCCATTAAAAATACTTATCTGTTATCGCGTATCACCAGTTTATCTCTCACGATAAAAAGAAATAAGGAAAGCTACCAAATGATGAAATGTTTGTCGAACGATTATTCGCTCATTAAACTTTTTTATTACAAACTGCGCATATCGCTTTCAAAATTGCTGTAA
- a CDS encoding GNVR domain-containing protein: MSKNTAIINKKDYLEIKDLLTRLKQNRRILIKSAAIAFLAGVFFVVFTPKVYKTEVSLLAESNSNSPANGLMGQLGNIAGLDVGGLMGLDMSGSTTSALTPDLYPEVVKSTTFLIDILQENVYLPKEGLTVSVSEYLQEHTKPSISGWPGYALSLLKSKGEKRMIPHKNEGEPLNLSQADLNLIKGLANTIEVNIIKSEGAITGGDSKIIKVSVAQQDPYVSALLTEKVIASLKEYIIDYHTSKEKKDLAFIEARYQEAKARYFEKQEALADYDDSNVNVILASAKSRRDRLVTESTLASNLYKSLAQKREQAQILVQDKTPVFTVLEPAKVPQQKSKPKTMFTIISLTLIGLFAGTCIVLWKEFIISNDTNKIE, translated from the coding sequence ATGAGCAAGAATACAGCTATCATAAATAAAAAAGATTACCTCGAAATTAAAGATCTGCTGACCAGGTTAAAACAAAACCGCAGAATACTTATAAAATCAGCTGCTATCGCCTTTTTGGCAGGCGTATTTTTTGTGGTTTTCACACCAAAAGTATATAAAACTGAAGTTAGTTTATTAGCTGAATCCAATTCGAACAGCCCGGCAAATGGTTTAATGGGGCAACTCGGAAACATTGCGGGATTAGATGTAGGAGGTTTGATGGGTCTGGATATGAGTGGAAGTACCACGAGTGCCTTAACACCCGACTTATATCCGGAAGTAGTAAAGAGTACAACTTTCCTTATCGATATTTTGCAGGAAAATGTGTACTTACCCAAAGAAGGCCTCACTGTGTCGGTTAGCGAATACCTGCAGGAACATACAAAACCTTCTATTTCGGGATGGCCAGGTTATGCCCTGAGCCTGCTAAAATCAAAGGGCGAAAAAAGAATGATTCCACATAAAAACGAAGGAGAACCCTTAAATCTTTCTCAGGCCGACCTGAATTTGATTAAGGGACTGGCCAATACCATAGAGGTAAATATTATAAAATCGGAAGGTGCAATTACCGGTGGCGACAGTAAAATAATTAAAGTTAGTGTAGCACAACAAGACCCTTATGTTTCAGCATTATTAACCGAAAAAGTGATCGCCAGTTTAAAAGAATACATAATTGATTATCATACCAGTAAAGAGAAAAAAGACCTTGCTTTTATAGAGGCCCGATACCAGGAAGCAAAAGCCCGGTATTTTGAAAAACAGGAAGCATTAGCCGATTACGATGATAGTAATGTAAATGTAATTCTGGCATCTGCAAAATCACGACGCGACAGGTTGGTTACAGAATCCACTTTGGCATCAAATCTCTATAAAAGCTTAGCGCAAAAGCGTGAACAGGCACAAATACTTGTTCAGGATAAAACTCCGGTATTTACGGTATTAGAGCCGGCTAAAGTACCCCAGCAAAAAAGTAAACCCAAAACAATGTTCACAATTATCAGCCTTACACTTATAGGTTTGTTCGCAGGTACTTGTATTGTTCTCTGGAAGGAATTTATCATTTCAAACGATACAAATAAAATAGAATAA
- a CDS encoding SLBB domain-containing protein, with translation MRFNIVKYSCFILTLLLLVQGKSMAQDLNPMEQNVSEIKSSQISDAQMRVIMQRAIEAGLSPDQIESLARSRGMEESEIEKFKERVERLYDNKLMEEGSNGIKINTRPTVDYPESLEERLPHSTATKANPNFGFSLFKNTDLTFEPSFNVLTPRDYLIGPGDLLNIDVWGASQHSYQEVVSNEGSIIISNIGPVFLSGMSTEDAGKKLETILSRIYSGLKDGKTSMKVTLGAVRSIQINIVGEVVLPGTYNISAMATAFNAMYIAGGPAENGSLRDVQIIRNNKIVAHIDFYEYLINAQQSNNIRLQDQDIIFIPPYESRVSIKGEVKRPMSFDIKPDESLEDLIDFAGGFTGNAYTERVKIVRKTGKEKRILDIAADYLDAIRLENGDQVQIDAVLNRFENRVYISGAVFRPGIYAIDKTTTLKELINKADGLREDVFKDRISVFRLQEDLTREHIAVDLNDLLASNLDFTLQREDSIHIPSIHDLRETRTIQIEGAVKLPGIYPYSENTTVEDFIVQAGGLLETASTANIEIARRVQNDTSTVTSVKLADIIKFPIDKSLALSDEASNFVLKPFDQVFIRKSPAYIPQMLVSINGEVNFPGKYSISSRKERISDLIKRSGGITTEAYINGASLIRKRTPNKTLTDKAINNITMEKESSNNINIIRNELDIIAVDLANILSNPGGKSDLVLQEGDSIRILKSLQTIKISGSVYNPNVVPFDESLSVKQYLANAGGLTKRSKPGHIYVVYANGSVRKTNKTLFGRKYPELQAGAEIIVPSKGERRKLSQTGAISLAASLSLIVVALINGM, from the coding sequence ATGAGATTTAATATCGTTAAATATTCCTGTTTCATTCTAACACTACTATTACTGGTACAAGGGAAATCGATGGCCCAGGATTTAAATCCAATGGAGCAAAATGTTTCCGAAATAAAATCGAGCCAGATTTCTGATGCCCAGATGCGTGTTATTATGCAACGTGCCATTGAGGCAGGGCTATCTCCCGACCAAATTGAATCTTTAGCGAGGTCACGCGGAATGGAGGAAAGTGAAATTGAAAAATTCAAAGAACGTGTAGAACGTCTTTACGATAACAAGTTAATGGAGGAAGGCAGTAATGGAATAAAAATAAACACGCGCCCAACTGTGGATTATCCTGAAAGCCTGGAAGAACGACTTCCCCACTCCACAGCAACTAAAGCAAACCCAAATTTTGGTTTTTCTTTATTTAAAAACACCGACCTAACATTCGAGCCAAGCTTTAATGTTTTAACTCCGCGCGATTATTTGATTGGTCCGGGCGACCTGCTAAATATCGATGTGTGGGGAGCCTCGCAACACAGCTACCAGGAAGTTGTTTCAAACGAAGGAAGTATAATTATTTCAAATATTGGTCCTGTATTCTTAAGCGGTATGAGTACCGAAGATGCCGGCAAAAAACTGGAAACAATCCTAAGCCGCATCTACTCCGGACTTAAGGATGGGAAAACCTCGATGAAAGTAACGCTTGGTGCTGTAAGAAGCATTCAAATTAACATTGTAGGTGAAGTAGTTTTACCCGGAACCTATAATATTTCGGCAATGGCAACAGCTTTTAACGCCATGTACATTGCCGGTGGTCCTGCCGAAAACGGTTCATTAAGAGATGTGCAGATAATTCGGAACAACAAAATTGTTGCCCACATCGATTTCTATGAATATCTAATAAATGCGCAGCAATCCAACAACATCCGCTTACAAGATCAGGACATCATTTTTATTCCTCCTTATGAAAGTCGCGTATCGATAAAAGGAGAAGTAAAACGCCCCATGTCTTTCGATATTAAACCCGACGAATCGTTAGAAGACTTAATTGATTTCGCAGGTGGTTTCACAGGAAATGCCTATACTGAACGTGTTAAAATTGTAAGAAAAACAGGTAAGGAAAAACGTATTCTAGATATTGCAGCCGATTATTTAGATGCCATAAGATTGGAAAACGGCGATCAGGTGCAAATCGATGCAGTTTTAAATCGTTTTGAAAACCGGGTGTATATTTCGGGAGCAGTATTTCGCCCGGGCATTTATGCCATCGACAAAACAACCACTTTAAAAGAACTGATAAACAAAGCAGACGGTTTACGTGAAGATGTATTTAAAGACCGGATCTCTGTATTCCGCTTGCAAGAAGATCTTACAAGAGAACATATTGCCGTTGATCTGAATGACTTATTAGCTTCCAATCTTGATTTCACCCTGCAACGTGAAGATTCAATTCATATTCCTTCTATTCATGATTTACGCGAAACACGTACCATACAAATTGAAGGAGCAGTGAAACTCCCGGGCATTTATCCATATTCTGAAAATACAACAGTTGAAGACTTTATTGTTCAGGCCGGAGGATTATTGGAAACGGCTTCAACTGCGAATATTGAAATTGCCAGACGCGTGCAAAACGACACCTCAACGGTTACGTCTGTAAAACTTGCGGATATAATTAAATTCCCAATCGATAAATCATTAGCACTAAGCGACGAAGCATCCAATTTTGTACTAAAGCCTTTCGATCAGGTGTTTATTCGCAAATCTCCTGCCTACATCCCGCAAATGCTGGTAAGTATTAACGGTGAAGTTAATTTCCCCGGAAAATACTCGATAAGCTCGCGCAAGGAGCGAATCTCAGATTTAATAAAAAGGTCGGGCGGTATTACTACAGAAGCCTATATTAACGGTGCCAGCTTAATTCGAAAAAGAACCCCGAACAAAACCCTGACAGACAAAGCCATTAACAACATTACAATGGAAAAAGAATCATCTAACAACATAAATATCATCCGAAACGAACTTGATATCATTGCTGTTGACCTGGCAAATATTCTTTCCAATCCGGGAGGAAAAAGCGATTTGGTTCTGCAGGAAGGAGATTCAATACGCATATTAAAATCGTTACAAACTATAAAGATTAGTGGTTCGGTTTACAATCCAAATGTCGTTCCTTTCGACGAATCGCTAAGTGTGAAGCAGTACCTGGCAAACGCCGGAGGTTTAACAAAAAGATCAAAACCCGGACATATTTATGTAGTTTATGCAAATGGCTCTGTTAGAAAGACTAATAAAACGTTATTTGGTCGAAAATACCCTGAATTACAGGCAGGGGCAGAAATTATTGTTCCAAGTAAAGGCGAACGAAGAAAACTTTCTCAAACAGGTGCCATTTCGTTAGCCGCCTCGCTATCTCTGATTGTTGTTGCTCTGATCAATGGCATGTGA
- a CDS encoding NADP-dependent malic enzyme, with protein sequence MPKIRRIDALNYHKKHRPGKIEVVPTKPHNTQYDLSLAYTPGVAQPCLEIEKDKDCAYKYTAKGNLVAVISNGTAVLGLGDIGPEAGKPVMEGKGLLFKIFADVDVFDIEVEEKDPDKLIEVVKAIAPTFGGINLEDIKAPECFKIEETLRKQLNIPVFHDDQHGTAIISAAALLNALELNKKLIEDIQVVVSGAGAAAISCAKLYISMGVEPENIVMIDSKGVINQERIDLNEIKQQFITKRKINTLEEAMKDADVFLGLSVADVVNKKMIKSMAKNPIVFAMANPNPEISYEDATSARKDIIMATGRSDYPNQINNVLGFPFIFRGALDVRATTINEEMKIAASKALSKLAKEYVPEMVAKAYNMKNIVFGKDYIIPKPLDPRLITTVSSAVAHAAMETGVARKPIKSWTAYERELTERLGIDNRLIMAIRTKAKQDPKRIVFAEANSFRILKAVQFVIREGIAKPILLGNKEKIQLLIKENQLDIDNVPIIDLYESVSDEKRHHFAKILYEKRKRKGMTYNEAVEKMYNRDYYGSMMVETGEADAFISGFSRKYSSTIRPALQVIGVKKDYNHIAGMYILLTKSGPLFLADTTVNMNPSAQTLADTTLLTATEVRKFNIEPRIALLSYSNFGAYKGEGSPIRVKEAVQKLHESNPELIVDGEMQANYALNGKLRYSRYPFNKLGDQDANTLIFPNLSSGNITYKILQALGPYEAIGPILMGMKKPIHILQRDSTVREIINMTAIAVIDAQDSSSE encoded by the coding sequence ATGCCTAAAATTCGTAGAATTGACGCCCTCAACTACCACAAAAAACATCGTCCCGGGAAAATAGAGGTTGTTCCAACCAAACCACATAATACCCAATACGATCTTTCACTGGCTTACACGCCGGGGGTTGCGCAACCATGCCTTGAAATTGAAAAAGACAAGGACTGTGCCTATAAATACACCGCCAAAGGTAACCTTGTTGCAGTGATATCAAACGGAACGGCTGTTTTGGGACTTGGAGATATTGGGCCGGAAGCCGGGAAGCCGGTAATGGAGGGAAAAGGCCTGTTATTTAAAATTTTTGCCGACGTAGATGTTTTCGACATTGAGGTGGAAGAAAAAGATCCTGATAAACTGATTGAAGTTGTAAAGGCAATTGCACCAACTTTTGGAGGCATAAACCTTGAGGATATAAAAGCTCCGGAATGTTTTAAAATAGAAGAAACGCTTCGGAAACAACTCAATATTCCAGTCTTTCACGACGACCAACATGGAACCGCTATCATTTCTGCCGCCGCACTTCTAAATGCATTGGAGCTAAATAAGAAGCTAATTGAAGATATCCAGGTGGTGGTAAGTGGTGCCGGAGCTGCAGCCATATCATGTGCAAAGTTGTACATCAGCATGGGCGTTGAACCCGAAAACATAGTAATGATCGATAGCAAGGGTGTGATAAATCAGGAACGTATCGACCTGAATGAGATCAAACAACAATTTATTACTAAACGAAAAATCAATACACTGGAAGAGGCGATGAAAGACGCTGACGTGTTTCTCGGCCTATCTGTTGCCGATGTAGTCAACAAAAAAATGATCAAATCGATGGCTAAAAATCCGATCGTTTTTGCCATGGCCAATCCCAATCCGGAAATCTCTTATGAAGATGCCACATCAGCACGAAAGGACATAATCATGGCCACAGGACGTAGTGATTACCCTAATCAAATTAACAATGTTCTGGGATTCCCCTTTATTTTCAGAGGAGCGCTGGATGTGCGGGCAACCACGATTAACGAAGAAATGAAAATTGCGGCATCAAAAGCATTGTCAAAACTGGCAAAAGAATATGTGCCGGAAATGGTGGCCAAAGCCTACAACATGAAAAACATTGTATTTGGTAAAGATTATATCATTCCTAAACCGCTCGATCCGCGATTGATAACCACTGTTTCTTCTGCAGTGGCTCATGCCGCAATGGAAACCGGCGTGGCCCGCAAACCAATAAAAAGCTGGACAGCTTACGAGCGTGAGCTCACCGAACGCCTGGGAATCGACAACCGTCTGATAATGGCTATTCGCACCAAGGCAAAACAAGATCCAAAACGTATTGTATTTGCTGAAGCCAACAGTTTCCGTATTCTTAAGGCTGTTCAGTTTGTGATTCGCGAGGGAATCGCCAAACCTATTCTGTTGGGGAACAAAGAGAAGATTCAGTTGCTGATAAAAGAAAACCAGCTGGATATCGACAATGTTCCCATCATCGATCTTTACGAATCGGTAAGCGACGAAAAACGTCATCACTTTGCAAAAATCCTTTACGAAAAACGCAAACGCAAAGGAATGACTTACAACGAAGCGGTAGAAAAAATGTACAACCGCGACTACTATGGTTCGATGATGGTGGAAACAGGTGAAGCAGATGCTTTTATTTCAGGATTTTCCAGAAAATACTCCTCTACCATTCGCCCTGCTTTGCAAGTAATTGGAGTTAAGAAGGATTATAACCACATTGCTGGAATGTATATCCTGCTTACTAAAAGCGGCCCGTTGTTCCTTGCTGATACAACGGTGAATATGAATCCTTCGGCACAAACACTTGCCGACACCACATTACTTACCGCAACCGAAGTTCGTAAGTTTAATATCGAACCGCGTATTGCCCTCCTTTCCTACTCCAACTTTGGAGCCTACAAAGGAGAAGGAAGTCCGATAAGAGTAAAAGAGGCTGTGCAGAAGCTGCATGAGAGCAATCCGGAATTGATAGTAGACGGAGAAATGCAGGCCAACTACGCCTTGAACGGCAAGTTGAGGTATTCACGCTATCCGTTTAATAAACTCGGAGACCAAGATGCGAATACACTGATTTTCCCAAACCTGAGCTCGGGAAATATTACCTACAAAATTTTACAGGCACTAGGTCCTTACGAGGCAATCGGTCCAATTTTGATGGGAATGAAAAAGCCCATTCATATTTTACAGCGCGACAGCACTGTTCGCGAGATCATCAACATGACGGCCATTGCAGTTATCGATGCACAAGACAGTAGTTCTGAGTAA
- a CDS encoding glycosyltransferase family 2 protein, translating to MKIPHVVVLILNYNSWKATVAYIGQLKLQQGIQLSILVVDNCSTDNSYNALVQHLQDEEQVEIIQSKYNGGYAYGNNFGLKHLQKKIAKNTFIVISNNDISIENTKLLQQLVDCYKQCDNIAFISPLMHLDGKPVRNTAWRIPNFAYDIKTVVSFNVAKASEAVYYDLPLQQQPMPVDCLTGSFFMGKLETFAQLDYFDERTFLYQEERILGLKVKEAGLNNYLALNLYFSHEDSAIISKEMNHFSQIQHLLHSRLVFHKYHANTNFILLTFLKLFYTLFLFAKKVQLKFRKRI from the coding sequence ATGAAAATTCCTCACGTTGTTGTATTAATTCTGAATTATAATTCGTGGAAGGCCACTGTTGCCTACATCGGGCAATTAAAATTGCAACAAGGCATTCAGCTTTCGATATTGGTAGTAGACAACTGTTCCACGGATAATTCTTATAACGCTCTGGTTCAACATTTACAAGATGAAGAACAAGTAGAGATCATACAATCCAAATACAATGGTGGCTATGCTTACGGAAATAATTTTGGTTTAAAACACCTTCAAAAAAAAATAGCTAAAAACACCTTTATTGTAATAAGCAACAACGATATTTCGATTGAGAATACAAAACTCTTGCAACAATTGGTGGACTGTTACAAACAGTGTGACAATATTGCATTTATTTCGCCACTTATGCACCTGGATGGTAAACCGGTTCGGAATACTGCCTGGAGAATCCCTAATTTTGCTTACGATATTAAAACTGTAGTAAGTTTTAATGTTGCAAAAGCCAGCGAGGCCGTCTATTATGATCTTCCTTTGCAACAGCAACCAATGCCTGTAGATTGCCTTACCGGTTCTTTTTTTATGGGAAAACTGGAAACATTTGCGCAATTAGACTATTTCGACGAACGTACCTTTTTGTATCAGGAAGAGCGCATTTTAGGACTAAAAGTAAAAGAAGCCGGTCTGAATAATTACCTGGCCTTGAATCTTTATTTTTCCCACGAAGATTCAGCCATCATCAGCAAAGAAATGAATCACTTCTCCCAAATTCAGCATTTATTGCATAGTCGGCTGGTTTTTCATAAGTACCATGCCAACACAAATTTCATATTGCTAACATTTCTAAAACTATTTTACACGCTCTTTCTTTTTGCCAAAAAGGTGCAATTGAAATTTAGAAAACGCATCTAA
- a CDS encoding capsule assembly Wzi family protein: MKKQTHRIVAILLLLCIGPLSGLFAQSISLESNTLAGTKGQLPFWLWANQLGQFDKNSSTVQNFSFNAFHKQQIGSSDFSYQVGVDLDLLLADENDIRFTQLFGGLSWKFLQLQIGAFPEEEVYAGLSTTNGNLAASRNARPHPKIRAGFNRFVPVFTNWFFINGFYEEGLLNDNRYVEDTHLHRGALYFRFGQPKSIEVTAGIEHFVMWWGTHPVYGEFPGWESYFKYVTASAGGKNVIEEEQQNAMGNSYGVYQLEFSKAWDKLNATLYISHPYEDHSGMEWLNYADNLIGVHLDFNKKQAHLKNIVLEYFHTKNQSGAYLFGEAPDENGHGRGIDNYFNHGIYLSGATYDKFAMVSPLFAPVIIADGTSRGFESSRFTGFHIGADGLFAEDWHWKGLLTYSNHFGLHDGHGGSTYDPSRQQLSVLGEFTWQPQTQKFSISASVAADHGSLFDYGNITTRLGTMLSFRYRL; this comes from the coding sequence ATGAAAAAACAAACCCACAGAATAGTAGCTATCCTTCTACTTTTATGTATCGGTCCTCTATCTGGATTATTTGCCCAATCAATTAGTTTGGAGTCGAATACTTTGGCTGGCACAAAAGGCCAGCTGCCATTTTGGCTATGGGCCAACCAGCTTGGACAATTCGATAAAAACAGCAGTACTGTACAAAACTTCAGTTTTAATGCTTTTCATAAACAACAAATTGGAAGTTCTGATTTTAGCTATCAAGTAGGTGTTGATCTTGATCTGCTACTGGCCGACGAAAACGACATTCGATTTACACAACTTTTTGGTGGACTTAGTTGGAAATTTCTGCAATTGCAGATCGGAGCCTTTCCCGAAGAAGAAGTTTATGCCGGACTATCGACCACCAACGGCAACCTGGCAGCCTCGCGTAATGCGCGTCCTCATCCAAAAATCAGAGCAGGTTTTAACCGATTTGTTCCTGTATTTACAAACTGGTTCTTCATCAATGGTTTTTATGAAGAAGGCTTACTAAATGACAATCGCTATGTAGAAGATACTCATTTACACCGGGGTGCTCTGTACTTTCGCTTTGGTCAACCAAAATCGATTGAGGTAACTGCAGGAATTGAACATTTTGTAATGTGGTGGGGAACACATCCTGTATACGGTGAATTTCCGGGTTGGGAATCATACTTCAAATATGTAACAGCCAGTGCAGGTGGCAAAAACGTCATAGAAGAAGAACAGCAAAATGCCATGGGGAACAGTTACGGGGTTTATCAGCTTGAGTTTAGCAAAGCCTGGGATAAACTGAATGCTACACTTTATATTAGCCATCCTTATGAAGATCACTCCGGCATGGAATGGCTTAATTATGCTGATAACCTGATTGGTGTACACCTTGATTTTAACAAAAAACAAGCTCATTTAAAAAATATCGTGCTCGAATATTTCCATACCAAAAATCAAAGTGGAGCGTACCTCTTCGGTGAGGCTCCCGACGAAAACGGGCATGGTCGGGGTATTGACAATTATTTTAATCATGGGATATATCTTTCAGGAGCCACTTATGACAAGTTCGCAATGGTGAGTCCACTGTTTGCCCCGGTTATTATCGCAGATGGAACAAGCAGAGGTTTTGAAAGTTCACGTTTTACAGGATTTCATATTGGTGCCGATGGTTTATTCGCTGAAGATTGGCACTGGAAAGGCTTACTGACATATTCCAACCACTTCGGGCTGCATGACGGACATGGAGGATCAACCTACGATCCATCGCGACAACAATTATCAGTTCTGGGGGAGTTTACCTGGCAACCACAAACGCAAAAGTTCAGTATTTCAGCATCTGTTGCTGCCGACCATGGAAGTCTTTTTGATTATGGAAATATCACAACACGACTGGGCACAATGCTTTCATTCAGGTATCGCCTCTAA
- a CDS encoding MraY family glycosyltransferase, with translation MEIILILSALILGFLLVIIAVPPIIRIAKAKHLFEPFEERKVHTQVVPPLGGVAIFIGFTISAIFATDGLAFDSLKYIIAAVIFMFFVGLKDDLIILSARKKLVIQITTAILLITFTDIHFTNLHGVLGEYNIGTLTSFSLSLFVMIVIINAFNLIDGVDGLASGLGMVASFVLGTWFYLSENYPLAIMAFALVGSLAGFFLYNVFGTKNKLFMGDTGSLIIGLLISVMIISFNELNITAQEPYRIGGAPAVSFAIIIIPLIDTLRVMTIRIAQRRSPFSPDKNHIHHRLLTLLHSHLKVTLTILAGNIVLIAIALGLNHWRLNVNLQFVIIFLIGLGFSLVPSYVLRTKTSKKAYSS, from the coding sequence ATGGAAATAATCTTAATCCTATCCGCTCTTATTCTTGGTTTTCTGTTAGTTATAATAGCAGTACCACCAATCATTCGTATAGCGAAAGCCAAACATTTATTTGAGCCTTTTGAAGAAAGAAAAGTTCACACACAGGTTGTTCCCCCTTTGGGAGGAGTTGCCATTTTTATTGGTTTTACCATCAGTGCGATATTTGCAACTGACGGTTTAGCATTTGATTCACTTAAATATATTATAGCCGCAGTAATTTTCATGTTCTTCGTGGGGCTAAAAGATGACCTTATCATTCTCTCTGCGCGTAAAAAATTAGTCATCCAAATCACTACGGCAATATTACTCATAACCTTTACAGATATCCATTTCACTAATTTACATGGAGTACTTGGAGAATACAATATAGGAACTTTAACAAGTTTTTCTCTTTCACTTTTTGTAATGATAGTTATCATAAACGCCTTTAATCTCATTGATGGGGTTGATGGACTCGCATCCGGATTAGGAATGGTAGCTTCATTTGTTCTGGGAACATGGTTCTATTTAAGTGAAAATTATCCATTAGCAATAATGGCATTTGCACTGGTAGGAAGCCTGGCTGGCTTTTTCCTTTATAATGTTTTTGGAACCAAAAACAAACTATTTATGGGAGATACGGGTTCGCTAATAATTGGATTACTCATTTCGGTAATGATTATTTCTTTTAACGAACTAAATATAACAGCACAGGAGCCTTATCGTATAGGAGGAGCGCCTGCTGTATCTTTTGCCATAATAATTATTCCCCTTATTGATACCCTCAGGGTTATGACCATACGAATAGCACAACGACGCTCACCATTTTCTCCTGATAAAAACCATATCCACCATCGCTTACTAACGTTACTTCATTCGCACTTAAAAGTAACATTAACAATTTTGGCAGGCAATATTGTGTTAATTGCAATTGCACTTGGCCTTAACCACTGGCGGCTTAATGTAAACCTTCAGTTTGTTATTATTTTCCTTATTGGACTTGGATTCTCGTTGGTACCATCTTATGTGTTGCGCACAAAAACATCGAAAAAAGCATATTCTTCGTAG
- a CDS encoding glycosyltransferase family 2 protein produces the protein MFISVCIPTYNGEQYIRQQLDSILSQTLAVDEIIISDDSSGDQTVEIIRSYNNPKIKLFEKQRFSSPIFNLEFALKQAKGDFIFLADQDDIWMPDKVAILVKELANNKLVISDGEVINQEGKVIASSIFELFNSRRGFFKNLTKNSYMGCCMAFHKDLLTVVLPFPKSIAMHDLWIGLNAELYTKPVFCTAKLVKYRRHESNKTPLDTETNTNSLFFKISFRVTMLFLIVSRFVRQKRD, from the coding sequence ATGTTTATTTCGGTTTGTATACCTACCTATAACGGCGAGCAGTACATCAGGCAACAGCTCGATTCAATTCTCAGTCAGACATTGGCCGTTGATGAAATTATTATCTCAGATGATTCTTCGGGTGACCAAACGGTTGAGATTATTCGGTCGTATAACAATCCTAAAATTAAATTATTCGAAAAGCAAAGATTTTCAAGTCCGATATTCAACCTTGAATTTGCTTTAAAACAAGCGAAAGGCGACTTTATTTTTTTAGCAGATCAAGACGACATTTGGATGCCCGATAAAGTGGCAATCCTCGTAAAAGAATTAGCAAATAATAAATTGGTGATTTCTGATGGAGAAGTAATAAACCAGGAGGGAAAAGTAATTGCTTCATCAATTTTTGAACTATTTAACTCACGAAGGGGCTTTTTTAAAAACCTCACAAAAAATTCCTATATGGGATGTTGTATGGCTTTTCATAAGGATTTATTAACGGTTGTTCTACCATTCCCAAAATCAATTGCCATGCACGATTTATGGATCGGACTAAATGCAGAACTTTATACCAAACCGGTATTCTGCACCGCCAAACTGGTGAAATACAGAAGGCATGAATCTAACAAAACGCCACTGGATACAGAAACAAACACGAATTCACTGTTTTTTAAAATATCTTTTCGGGTTACGATGCTTTTTCTTATCGTTTCTCGATTTGTGAGACAAAAAAGAGATTAA